The following are from one region of the Arachis duranensis cultivar V14167 chromosome 10, aradu.V14167.gnm2.J7QH, whole genome shotgun sequence genome:
- the LOC107470841 gene encoding L-arabinokinase-like has translation MGMKQQEEYDGDGAAAVSSTQKMVFAYYVTGHGFGHATRVAEVVRHLILAGHDVHVVTAAPEFVFTNEVHSPRLFFRKYTEETVKPRASILAKETEWLKFINADLVVSDVVSTVCRVAADVGIPSVCVANFSWDIIYLDYVMAAGPDSRSIVLQIAEDYSNCNFLIRLPGYCPMPAFRNVIDVPLVVRRLYKSTEEVREELGIADNVKLVILNFGGQPSELKLKEEFLPSGWLCLVCGASDTQDLPANFKKLPKNVYTPDIIAASDCVIGKLGYGSVSEALAYKCPFVFVHREYFNEEPFLRKMLEHYQGGIEMSRNALLSGHWKPYLERAMSLKPCYEESINGGEVAAQILQEIALGKYHASVNHSEAKRLCDAAVPDDQRRRAIGQDDILIPEWYANAGKQLGC, from the exons ATGGGGATGAAGCAGCAGGAAGAGTATGATGGCGATGGTGCTGCTGCTGTTTCTTCCACACAGAAAATGGTGTTTGCTTACTATGTCACTGGTCATGGATTTGGCCACGCAACTCGTGTTGCGGAG GTGGTGAGGCATCTAATCCTTGCTGGTCATGATGTTCATGTGGTCACTGCTGCTCCTGAATTTGTTTTCACCAACGAAGTGCATTCTCCTCGCTTATTCTTTCGCAAG TATACTGAGGAAACAGTGAAGCCCCGTGCTAGTATCTTGGCGAAAGAAACAGAGTGGCTGAAATTCATCAATGCTGACTTAGTG GTATCTGATGTCGTCTCCACTGTATGTCGTGTTGCAGCTGATGTTGGTATACCCTCTGTTTGTGTGGCCAATTTCAG TTGGGACATCATCTATCTGGATTATGTCATGGCTGCTGGACCTGATTCTCGTTCGATAGTTTTGCAG ATAGCTGAAGACTATTCTAATTGTAATTTCCTTATCCGCCTTCCAGGATATTGCCCAA TGCCCGCTTTTCGCAATGTTATTGATGTGCCTCTTGTTGTGAGGAGGCTGTATAAATCCACAGAAGAG GTGAGGGAAGAACTAGGGATAGCAGACAATGTGAAACTAGTCATTCTCAACTTTGGTGGCCAG CCATCAGAATTGAAACTGAAGGAGGAGTTTTTGCCTTCTGGTTGGTTGTGCCTG GTTTGTGGTGCTTCTGACACTCAAGACCTTCCTGCAAACTTCAAAAAACTTCCCAAAAATGTTTATACACCTGATATTATTGCAGCATCTGACTGCGTGATCG GAAAACTTGGATATGGCAGTGTGAGTGAAGCCCTGGCATACAAGTGTCCTTTTGTCTTTGTACATAGAGAATATTTCAATGAAGAACCTTTTCTAAGAAAAATGCTCGAA CATTATCAAGGTGGCATTGAAATGAGTAGGAATGCTTTACTCTCTGGTCATTGGAAACCTTATCTTGAACGGGCAATGAGTTTGAAGCCATGCTATGAAGAAAGCATCAATGGTGGGGAG GTGGCAGCCCAGATCTTGCAGGAGATTGCTTTGGGAAAATATCATGCTTCAGTCAAT CATAGCGAGGCAAAAAGATTGTGTGATGCCGCAGTTCCAGATGATCAACGACGAAGAGCCATTGGTCAAGATGATATTTTGATcccagaatggtatgcaaatGCTGGAAAACAACTTGGTTGCTAA
- the LOC107470842 gene encoding probable ribose-5-phosphate isomerase 2 has product MTAAVIRGVKIFQEVGISAGTAPSGASMVGNFPPGDGDEEQNSPAPFRVIVGIAVYYLFSLLLFIEDEDHLKKIAAYKVVEYVESGMVLGLGPGSTAKHVVDRIGELLRQGKLKDIDGIPTSKKTHEQALSLGIPLSDLNSHPVVDLAIDGADEVDPYLNLVKGRGGSLLREKMVEGACKKFVVIVDESKLVNYTGGSGLAMPVKVIQFCWKFTASRLQNLFQESGCVAKLRTLGEKAEPYVTDNGNYIIDLYFKQSIGDLKAASDSILQIAGVVEHGMFIDMATTVIVAGELGLNVKNKY; this is encoded by the exons ATGACCGCTGCTGTCATTAGGGGTGTCAAAATTTTTCAGGAGGTGGGGATCTCCGCGGGGACCGCTCCGAGTGGGGCTTCGATGGTGGGGAATTTTCCTCCTGGGGATGGGGATGAGGAGCAAAATTCCCCCGCGCCT TTTAGGGTTATTGTTGGTATTGCAGTTTACTATCTATTCAGTTTATTGTTG TTTATCGAAGACGAAGACCATCTGAAGAAAATCGCCGCCTACAAAGTCGTCGAGTACGTCGAATCCGGTATGGTTCTCGGCCTCGGACCCGGCTCCACTGCCAAACACGTCGTCGACCGAATCGGCGAGCTTCTCCGTCAGGGCAAGCTCAAGGACATCGACGGAATCCCCACTTCCAAGAAGACGCACGAGCAAGCCCTCTCTCTCGGGATCCCCTTGTCAGATCTGAACTCTCACCCCGTCGTTGATCTCGCCATTGACGGCGCCGACGAGGTTGATCCTTACCTTAACCTCGTCAAGGGCCGCGGTGGCTCCCTCTTGAGGGAGAAGATGGTTGAAGGTGCTTGCAAGAAGTTCGTTGTAATCGTCGATGAGTCCAAGCTCGTTAACTATACTGGTGGTAGCGGTTTGGCTATGCCCGTCAAAGTTATTCAATTTTGTTGGAAGTTCACTGCTTCTAGGCTTCAGAATCTctttcaggaatctggttgcgtTGCAAAGCTCAGAACTTTGGGCGAAAAGGCTGAGCCTTATGTCACTGATAATGGCAACTATATCATTGATTTGTATTTCAAGCAGAGTATTGGGGATTTGAAGGCTGCCAGCGATTCCATTTTGCAAATCGCCGGTGTTGTAGAGCATGGAATGTTCATTGATATGGCTACCACTGTTATTGTTGCAGGTGAACTTGGCCTAAATGTCAAGAATAAGTATTAG